The nucleotide sequence attattttttatcataaaacaaaataaaatcagtcGAATCCAAACCCCACCATTTTGTTTACATGTacaacaaaaatcatatttgtacgTGACTGTCCATTTCTCGATATGAtatgcttttgtttgtttttggttctcaGATACTTACATCAGTTCTCACTTCTATCCAGTCCAAACGTCACAACATGACAAGTCATCACACTACATATTCTACTTCATTTTCTATGATTAATTATAGAAGCttaaccaaaaatacaaaaaatcatatatagttatatagtataacattaatatattttatttcaacttgaaatattaatacataGACTATCAGCACATCTCATCACTAATAATGGAAGAAAAAAGTCTGAGTTTATTGACATCAATTTAGCCAATAGTGATTCAGTGATCATAATCAGAAACAATCTATAATTCTATAATAGAATCATAGATTCGTCGTTGAGATTTAAAAACATGGAAGTAAGTCTTCTCACTTGGATGGATAGAATCAAAAAAGACATAGGCAGATGTATTTGGACACACATATGACTTTGGATTACACAGAAACGATGTCTCTAGGTATCCACTTCCACAACATCCACTGCTTACTTCCTCAAACCCTAAcatacagaaaataaaaatatttactatatCTTTGAAACCAAATTTATGACTCGTGGCAATGCAAAAATATCGTAATCtttaaaagatattattttttattaatatgataatGGAATACTTTACTAATAACTATAGATCCATAGTTTGTATAAAGTTGAAAATTAATGATATAGCTTAAATTTTGTAAAGAAGTAGAAAATAGTTTAAATGTTTCATGTTTGTACATTAACAAAATAGTGTAAAAATAAACATCTTAATTAACCACATATCCTAAAGTCTAAACTCTAACAGAAACCATAAGTCCTAAAGATCAAAATGTATAGactaaaatataatgataactcaactaattaaaaattgtgTCCGAACTATTACGTACCGAATTTGTGATTATCATGAATGATCTCATATAATGAGTTATAAACGTCAAGGTAAAGGATCTTGGATCCGGCCAAACTCATTTGCATAAGACCCAATTCTTTTTGTAAGAGGTAATTATAGTTTGTAGCCACGGCAGAGAAACGGTCAATGCAACGACGGTTAGTCAATGCTTCGCCGGAGAATAATGTTATAACAATCGGCAAACACCCAATTGGTGGTAAACCTACCACCACTATCTTTCTTGCTCCTTCTTtccataaaccctaaccatATATATCCACAATACATATAAgtgttttcattttctaaatCTACTGTATCgttaaacaaaataatcgaTTTTCCAAAAggaaaatttttttaaaaaaaccagtCAAATCTAAACCGAACAACTGAAACCGTAAAATTCTGAAAGGACTGGAGAAGCTAATTTTAACAATTCGAATGAGAGCGCGAAGCCCGAAGTCAAATGTTTAACTTAATTTAACTGTACTCATGAATGTAAGTGTGTTTCACTTAGTAGATTCAAGTCAAACCGaaaacataacaattttaaaataattttttcaaaaataaaataaatcaatttaaaaaaatttccctaAACGTACACTTTATGTTTCCTTTAATAAAAGTTAcgatcttaaaaaaaatgaaaaaatccaaaaacatcaCTAATTTATCGAGTCtaagaaaaaatttatatataaaactttaggATAATATTGTTATCCttaatcccctttataataaaacggaagtacacaacattattttggtagactttataattttaataaatggttacaaataggttatacatatattgtaaattaattcatatattaattgtaacaaataaaaccttaattgtaacAGAAAATCTTAAACGAGTTATTCtaaattgatagttcatggatattccaaactttatttcGGAAGATCACgtatatggttccaaatatctagaatcacaatattaccaatttattttccacagattttattgataaaccacatcaataaaaaaagttattaaagggataaaaatatactcacaatcataaaaagtaatcaaatctcgctaatttaacaagattaatCGTGATCTTCGGGATcgtattcagaaattaaaaattaaatcttaatgctagattaggaccgtgctagagcacgggttgaaattctttttatttatattataattttagaataaaatataatttatatgattgattttaaaagtttctaacgtcctaatctagcattaatcATGATCTTCAGAATcgtattttattataaaattataatataaataaaagaaatttcaatccgtgctctagcacgggtcctaatctagtatccTATATAAACTTGAGAGTACTTTTGATAGGCCTAATGTttgtggtatatatattttggaaatttatcaaAATTGTGGTATCTTgaacttaaacttgtttttttgtgctgttataatatatttatctataaatttcGATTTTAGAATTCTAAGTTAGATTTATATGAAAAACCTAAAACTAAActaatcatataaataatttttttgaatcttattattaattaattaactacattttatttagaaaacagTATTTGAACGAATTAATATTCAaaccaatacaaaacaaaatgaggttatatatagactataattttgtgtttaagaattttttttcttaatttgtacaAATCATAATTGACTGAATAAAAATTGAACattgaaattagaaaaagaataaaaagagagagatgtttTAGGTATATCGAAAATCAAGAAATCTGAATTTCACCTGGATAAATTGCTTGAGATTGGAAATAACGAATTGTTGATAAGCTTCGTTAGTGAAAGTCTTCCTTCGTATTGGAACTATGAAATAACTAATGACGAAATCGTTGGTTCCTGCACTTACAACAAACAGAGCTTCTTCTATGTGTTTCTCCATTCTTTCTTTTCCCATTTTACTCTCTAATTTTCTCTTGTATTCTTTGAAATACTCTAGCTGAGTCGGAATGTCTAACACGTTCTGTACCACACCACAATGAAAGCAACAACACACCCAACAAGATacttacatttatttattcCAAAAGTGTACCAAATATATAACACAGTGCAATAattgctataatttttttttgtataatttcaTCTTACTTCAATAATAATTGGGTGATTTGAACATGtgctctttttaaaaaaactatagttaattaCCCTAATAGTGGCGACTAAACAAACTACCACAAGCTAGAATGAAAGgacgaaataaataaaatactttatttgtCGTCGTCAATTACATCatgtgattgattttgttttgtcattaTATTACTTATTTCTTCACATTCTAGAACTACCCACGGATAAACACAtgagatttcaattttttcttgaaatatattaataatccAGTGAAATAGGCCCGGCAGATAAATGATATGTCTgcttataatttcatatatgtaCATCTATAATTTCATATCCTCGAGTATTGAAGGAtgtacagtagaacctctataaattaatactctttaaattaatactcgctataaattaataaattcttctgGTCCCGAGTTGGTCCGATGTAAAAAATGACtcatttcgataaattaataagataataattttttttggaaatcttatgtaaaaatatggtccatcaatatcataaattaataattaaataatatatatatatatatatatataagaaaatcttgTGAAATAtaactctattgttgtttgtatattcctgaatttacatttttattggagttcatctctaatctttttcattgtcaTCTTTTCAAAtcacatccaaaaattatgCAGTCTTAGATacgataattgtttttttacatgtaattagTTCTAAAATTACCTCAAGATCTTCTTTGatttcatcattaccatgaatgatATTAATAgtaatttcttctaaactctaaacttctaacatttatcatttttacctaaactctaaactatAAACTTAGCAATTACAATAtccaagattataaattaagaaattctttaaaaatatgaataataacaaaagtatcttactgtaatataaaattttcaaaattatgaaaattaaaaatttattcataaattaatattttattaatttatcgataaattaataattattaatttatcgataaattaaaacctctacaaattaataaaatttcatggtcccgactttattaatttatagagattttactgtaaTATGTACTTTCCATATTGGGCAATGAGCATCGATATATTATCCTCAAATGTAGTCGTTACAAATGTAATTTAGATTCTGGAACTCTATCctaattttttggttaatttagaCAAGGCCAGTTGACgaaataatatagtaataatCATCTTGAAATTTATACtcaaaccatcatatatatttgatcttCGATTTAGGTATAGAAGACTTATAATAGCAACAATATGGTTATGGTAATACTAAAATAACGACCTTCAtgtatataattctttttttacgTTCTTAATTATgtccaaaaatttaaaagaggAGAATAAAGATGGAGATTGGACACTAACAGTAATGGTTGGAGTGAGAGGATCATATCCAGATCCAGCTGAAGCAAAGCTAACTCCAGTTATTAACTCATTTACTCCAAGATTTGGGTCCAAATATGCTGGCACATTCTCCTTCACACCAAGGTATGAAGCTACGCATACGTATATATACGATATTTAGGTTCATTATATAGATAGAATCAAGATACTTCTATTGTATATATCAACACTAACCAATGAAATCTGTGGCGAGTCGACCGTTGCAAAATCTACCCGtgggaattttgtttttaaaatcgAGCCCATAGGGAGGAAAATCAGATTTGAATATCGTATCGATGTAGTTGTTATTGCCCGGATCCACGGTCGAATCTCCGAAAATGAGAATAGCTGAAACTGATTGTTTCCTTTTAGGGTTACGTTTAACAGGTTCTAGTTTTGACGTAGAGAATGAGAAGGGGCTGAACAataggaagaggaagaagatgaaggaaacAGCTGAAGAAGAATGTGTTTGATGACTTCTCATTGTTGTGAACGTTTCGAGTGGAGAGAAATGAGAAGTTTGTTTGGTACGTACCTTCTAGTGTTATATGcacaatatataataagatatccaATCAAATTTAATTAGGGGCTGTCTATTTCCGTTTAATTGATCGGAccaaatcaaaagtttttaaaaaaaacaaaaaatcaataaagaaaacTTCAAAATCGAACCTCCACAAACAAAGTTGTGTTACCGGTTCAACCAcgtattttaataaaaataaaatagcggattttttattaaactttaaaattatatcttcATGTCATATTAAACAGATTAAACTTATGTCTTacaataatcatataatatactAGTTTAAGATAGTTTTAGATCCAAACTGAACCGTAACTATatgcaaacacacaaaatatgtTCCTAGTAcatttcaaaaggagaaaaatctatatataaccgAAGCGAAACATGAAGTACAAGTCACATTCGAATAATTTTGATACCTAAAGTTATACGTAGTACTTAATTTTGGAAGATGTATTTCCTTTAAGTAACCCGAGAATTTTCACAAAACATAACATTAATTTGCACTTAACACTATATTTGGATGAATAATCACGTGGATCGAATAGTTAATGCAACAACTTGCATCTAGGTGAAGCCTTAAATGTTGTAATGCTGTACATTGTGTTATTCATTAAATTTATATCAATACTCCCTCTGGTTTAATTTACTTGTTGTTCtagcatatttttttgtttaaaattactTGTCATTCTCGGTTTTCAATGTgatttttacaataaaattccaaatataattttaattaagttaacACAATacataaaatgaataaaactaaacaaattatttatttaataattgaaaGTATTCTTCCCTCGCTGGATAATATTGAagagtcactttttttttcaacttagATTCATGTTATATCATCTAAACAAGAAAATCGAGATAAGCATACAAATATAACATGCATCAATCCATCAAGGGTATAATTCTTTTTTAGTTTACCAGAAAACTCAGATGGTGTTGCCGTGTTGGATCCCCTGTACTTGAGAGCAGCAAGAGCATATGTATGTGTTGCTGCTTCATCGCTGTCATATCCAATATGCTTTCTCACCAGATCAATCCCATCCTACAAATCtcctctaactctctctcctccctctagtttttttttagtaaaacaaaaattgatctATAATTTAGAGAATTAGATCTTATGCAGATAAACTGATGAAACTGTAGATTGGACAGTGATGAAATTGAGATCAAAcatagaaaaaagaagaagaagaaattaatcaGTTAAAAATCTAGAATCCAG is from Camelina sativa cultivar DH55 chromosome 20, Cs, whole genome shotgun sequence and encodes:
- the LOC104771846 gene encoding GDSL esterase/lipase At5g45960-like isoform X2 yields the protein MRSHQTHSSSAVSFIFFLFLLFSPFSFSTSKLEPVKRNPKRKQSVSAILIFGDSTVDPGNNNYIDTIFKSDFPPYGLDFKNKIPTGRFCNGRLATDFIASYLGVKENVPAYLDPNLGVNELITGVSFASAGSGYDPLTPTITNVLDIPTQLEYFKEYKRKLESKMGKERMEKHIEEALFVQFIQGLWKEGARKIVVVGLPPIGCLPIVITLFSGEALTNRRCIDRFSAVATNYNYLLQKELGLMQMSLAGSKILYLDVYNSLYEIIHDNHKFGFEEVSSGCCGSGYLETSFLCNPKSYVCPNTSAYVFFDSIHPSEKTYFHVFKSQRRIYDSIIEL
- the LOC104771846 gene encoding GDSL esterase/lipase At5g45960-like isoform X1, producing MRSHQTHSSSAVSFIFFLFLLFSPFSFSTSKLEPVKRNPKRKQSVSAILIFGDSTVDPGNNNYIDTIFKSDFPPYGLDFKNKIPTGRFCNGRLATDFIASYLGVKENVPAYLDPNLGVNELITGVSFASAGSGYDPLTPTITNVLDIPTQLEYFKEYKRKLESKMGKERMEKHIEEALFVVSAGTNDFVISYFIVPIRRKTFTNEAYQQFVISNLKQFIQGLWKEGARKIVVVGLPPIGCLPIVITLFSGEALTNRRCIDRFSAVATNYNYLLQKELGLMQMSLAGSKILYLDVYNSLYEIIHDNHKFGFEEVSSGCCGSGYLETSFLCNPKSYVCPNTSAYVFFDSIHPSEKTYFHVFKSQRRIYDSIIEL